From Xiphophorus couchianus chromosome 4, X_couchianus-1.0, whole genome shotgun sequence, a single genomic window includes:
- the calml4a gene encoding calmodulin-like protein 4a: MAKFFTPAQISEFKECFSLYDKKQKGKIESKDLITVMRCLGTSPTLGEIDRHLQVQKIGKTGEVDFSTFLIMMHRQMQQEDPKNEILEAFRMTDKQKKGQIQAAELRAKLTTLGEKLTNKEVDDLFKEANIKSNGIINYEAFTQMVTLPPVDY; encoded by the exons ATG GCTAAGTTCTTTACACCAGCTCAAATCAGCG AGTTCAAAGAATGCTTCTCCTTGTACGACAAAAAGCAGAAGGGTAAAATCGAGTCAAAAGATCTGATAACAGTTATGCGCTGCCTGGGAACAAGCCCCACGCTTGGCGAAATAGACAGGCATCTTCAAGTCCAAAAAATCG GAAAGACAGGCGAAGTAGACTTCTCTACCTTCCTGATCATGATGCACAGGCAGATGCAGCAGGAAGACCCGAAGAATGAAATCCTGGAGGCCTTTAGGATGACGGACAAGCAGAAGAAAGGACAGATCCAGGCAGCTGAGCTACGGGCCAAGCTGACCACCTTAGGAGAGAAACTCACAAACAAAGAAG tgGACGACCTCTTCAAAGAAGCAAACATCAAGTCAAATGGCATCATTAACTATGAAGCATTTACTCAAATGGTGACACTTCCACCAGTCGATTATTGA
- the cln6a gene encoding ceroid-lipofuscinosis neuronal protein 6a isoform X1: MENVRKRRGKDLDSTAGVCKENAPKRERQPFHFDLWLCLTLQNWILDFGRPIVMIALPLELFPLNKPSVGDYFHMIYNVVAPFLLLKLIERAPRPVSHTAVHLCIITFVMGASIHLVGDSINHRLILSGYQLHLSVRENPIIKDLKPASLIDSFELLYYYDEHLGHLMWYIPFFIIVLIYFSACFSDSDGQEKMPLSGWLLLGPNSLYYWYLATEGQITGLFLLTFLAMFTVMIFQQRKGLAPDSNGSFLFYSFSVTLLLVSLWVTYLWDDPVLRNKYPGLFYVPEPWSYYTLHLRESH, encoded by the exons ATGGAGAATGTACGAAAGCGTCGAGGCAAAGACTTAGACAG TACTGCCGGtgtttgcaaagaaaatgcCCCAAAGAGGGAAAGACAACCTTTTCACTTTGACCTTTGGCTCTGTCTGACTCTACAGAACTGGATACTTGACTTTGGAAGACCCATCGTCATG ATTGCCCTTCCTTTGGAGTTGTTTCCTCTGAACAAGCCAAGTGTTGGAGATTATTTCCACATGATCTACAATGTCGTCGCACCTTTCCTGCTGCTCAAG CTGATCGAGCGCGCTCCCAGGCCTGTTTCCCACACAGCCGTCCACCTCTGCATCATCACGTTTGTCATGGGGGCCAGCATCCACCTGGTGGGAGACTCCATCAACCACCGGCTCATCCTGAGCGGCTACCAGCTGCACCTGTCAGTCAGAGAAAACCCAATCATCAAAGACCTCAAACCGGCTTCACTG ATTGATTCATTTGAGCTGCTGTATTATTACGATGAGCACCTGGGACACTTAATGTG GTATATTCCATTCTTCATCATTGTGCTGATCTACTTCAGTGCCTGCTTCTCAGACTCTGACGGTCAGGAGAAAATGCCTCTCTCTGGTTGGCTGTTACTGGGACCCAACTCTCTCTACTATTG GTACTTGGCCACCGAGGGTCAGATAACTGGACTGTTCCTCCTTACTTTCCTCGCCATGTTCACAGTGATGATTTTCCAGCAGCGTAAAGGCCTCGCCCCGGACAGCAAcggctcttttcttttttatagctTCAGCGTTACTCTGCTGCTCGTGTCCCTGTGGGTGACCTATCTGTGGGACGACCCAGTGCTACGCAACAAATACCCCGGACTGTTTTATGTTCCAGAGCCCTGGTCCTACTACACCTTACACTTAAGGGAGAGCCACTGA
- the cln6a gene encoding ceroid-lipofuscinosis neuronal protein 6a isoform X2 has protein sequence MIALPLELFPLNKPSVGDYFHMIYNVVAPFLLLKLIERAPRPVSHTAVHLCIITFVMGASIHLVGDSINHRLILSGYQLHLSVRENPIIKDLKPASLIDSFELLYYYDEHLGHLMWYIPFFIIVLIYFSACFSDSDGQEKMPLSGWLLLGPNSLYYWYLATEGQITGLFLLTFLAMFTVMIFQQRKGLAPDSNGSFLFYSFSVTLLLVSLWVTYLWDDPVLRNKYPGLFYVPEPWSYYTLHLRESH, from the exons ATG ATTGCCCTTCCTTTGGAGTTGTTTCCTCTGAACAAGCCAAGTGTTGGAGATTATTTCCACATGATCTACAATGTCGTCGCACCTTTCCTGCTGCTCAAG CTGATCGAGCGCGCTCCCAGGCCTGTTTCCCACACAGCCGTCCACCTCTGCATCATCACGTTTGTCATGGGGGCCAGCATCCACCTGGTGGGAGACTCCATCAACCACCGGCTCATCCTGAGCGGCTACCAGCTGCACCTGTCAGTCAGAGAAAACCCAATCATCAAAGACCTCAAACCGGCTTCACTG ATTGATTCATTTGAGCTGCTGTATTATTACGATGAGCACCTGGGACACTTAATGTG GTATATTCCATTCTTCATCATTGTGCTGATCTACTTCAGTGCCTGCTTCTCAGACTCTGACGGTCAGGAGAAAATGCCTCTCTCTGGTTGGCTGTTACTGGGACCCAACTCTCTCTACTATTG GTACTTGGCCACCGAGGGTCAGATAACTGGACTGTTCCTCCTTACTTTCCTCGCCATGTTCACAGTGATGATTTTCCAGCAGCGTAAAGGCCTCGCCCCGGACAGCAAcggctcttttcttttttatagctTCAGCGTTACTCTGCTGCTCGTGTCCCTGTGGGTGACCTATCTGTGGGACGACCCAGTGCTACGCAACAAATACCCCGGACTGTTTTATGTTCCAGAGCCCTGGTCCTACTACACCTTACACTTAAGGGAGAGCCACTGA